One window of Polynucleobacter sp. HIN5 genomic DNA carries:
- the ftsH gene encoding ATP-dependent zinc metalloprotease FtsH, which yields MNNNMFQKVGVWLIVGLVLFTVFKQFDKPRTQDQVTYSQFMDDAKAGKIKRVDVQGRTLQITPVDGNKYSIISPGDIWMVGDLMKYGVQVTGKTEDEPNLLVSALYYLGPTLLIIGFWFFMMRQMQGGGKGGAFSFGKSKARLIDENSNSVTFADVAGCDEAKEEVFEIVDFLKDPQKFQKLGGRIPHGVLLVGPPGTGKTLLARAIAGEAKVPFFSISGSDFVEMFVGVGAARVRDMFENAKKHAPCIIFIDEIDAVGRHRGAGMGGGNDEREQTLNQMLVEMDGFETNSGVIVIAATNRSDVLDRALLRPGRFDRQVHVGLPDIRGREQILRVHMRKVPINADVDPAVLARGTPGFSGADLANLVNEAALFAARRSKRAVDMQDFEDAKDKIYMGPERKSAVMREEERRNTAYHESGHAVVAKMLPKADPVHKVTIMPRGMALGVTWQLPEFDRVNLYKDRMLEELAILFGGRAAEEVFLGSMSTGASNDFERATKMARDMVTRYGMSDSLGTMVYVDTEQDSMFGRMNSKTVSELTQQKVDAEIRTLIDSQYALAKKILEENRDKVEAMVNALLEWETIDSEQINDIMAGRTPKPPKPVTATAFGNSAGGGGTQGPAAGSAPATA from the coding sequence TTGAATAACAATATGTTCCAAAAAGTGGGTGTATGGCTCATCGTGGGCTTGGTTTTGTTTACTGTCTTTAAACAGTTTGATAAACCACGGACTCAAGATCAGGTCACGTATTCCCAATTTATGGATGACGCCAAGGCTGGCAAGATTAAGCGCGTGGATGTGCAAGGCCGTACCTTGCAAATCACCCCAGTCGACGGCAATAAATATTCGATCATTTCCCCAGGTGACATCTGGATGGTGGGTGATCTCATGAAATACGGCGTTCAGGTTACCGGCAAGACCGAAGATGAACCGAACCTGTTGGTCTCTGCACTGTATTACTTAGGGCCTACCTTATTAATCATCGGCTTTTGGTTCTTCATGATGCGCCAGATGCAAGGTGGCGGTAAGGGCGGTGCGTTCTCCTTTGGTAAATCCAAGGCACGCCTGATTGATGAGAATAGCAATTCAGTAACTTTTGCGGATGTCGCGGGTTGCGATGAGGCTAAAGAAGAAGTATTTGAGATTGTCGACTTCCTCAAGGATCCCCAAAAGTTCCAGAAGCTTGGTGGCCGCATTCCACATGGCGTACTCTTAGTTGGTCCTCCCGGAACCGGTAAGACCTTATTAGCCCGTGCCATTGCAGGCGAGGCTAAAGTACCATTTTTCTCCATCTCCGGCTCTGACTTCGTTGAGATGTTTGTGGGTGTGGGTGCTGCACGCGTGCGCGATATGTTTGAGAACGCTAAAAAGCATGCTCCCTGCATCATCTTTATTGATGAGATCGATGCAGTAGGTCGTCATCGCGGTGCCGGCATGGGTGGCGGTAATGATGAGCGCGAGCAAACCTTAAACCAAATGCTGGTTGAGATGGATGGCTTTGAGACCAATAGCGGTGTGATCGTGATTGCTGCGACCAACCGTTCGGATGTTTTGGATCGCGCCTTGCTGCGTCCTGGTCGTTTTGACCGCCAAGTGCATGTTGGTTTACCCGACATTCGGGGTCGTGAGCAAATTCTGCGTGTGCATATGCGCAAAGTGCCGATTAATGCTGACGTTGATCCTGCGGTCTTGGCTCGTGGTACTCCAGGGTTCTCGGGTGCCGATCTGGCTAACTTAGTCAATGAAGCCGCTTTGTTTGCAGCCCGTCGTAGTAAGCGTGCGGTGGATATGCAAGACTTCGAAGATGCCAAGGACAAGATCTATATGGGTCCTGAGCGCAAGTCGGCGGTGATGCGCGAGGAAGAGCGCCGCAATACGGCTTATCACGAGTCGGGTCATGCGGTGGTGGCGAAGATGCTGCCCAAGGCCGATCCCGTTCACAAGGTCACCATCATGCCTCGCGGTATGGCCCTCGGTGTGACCTGGCAGTTACCTGAGTTTGATCGGGTGAACTTATACAAAGATCGCATGCTCGAAGAGTTGGCCATCTTGTTTGGTGGTCGTGCCGCTGAAGAGGTGTTTTTAGGCTCGATGAGTACCGGCGCATCGAACGACTTTGAGCGCGCCACCAAAATGGCTCGCGATATGGTGACCCGCTACGGCATGAGCGATAGCTTGGGTACCATGGTCTACGTGGACACCGAGCAAGACAGCATGTTTGGTCGTATGAACAGTAAGACCGTATCGGAGCTTACCCAGCAAAAAGTGGATGCCGAGATTCGGACTCTGATTGATAGTCAATACGCACTCGCCAAGAAGATTTTGGAAGAGAACCGTGACAAGGTGGAGGCCATGGTTAACGCGCTTCTTGAGTGGGAGACGATTGATTCGGAGCAGATCAATGACATCATGGCGGGTCGCACACCGAAGCCACCCAAGCCAGTCACCGCAACCGCATTTGGTAACTCTGCGGGTGGCGGTGGTACGCAGGGTCCTGCAGCAGGTAGCGCACCCGCAACTGCGTAA
- the folP gene encoding dihydropteroate synthase → MSYSSSPVAWRCGRFLFELPSDQHKRPLVMGILNATPDSFSDGGRFYQRDAGLAQAEKMLAAGVDIIDIGGESTRPGAEPVGLQEELDRVLPVIEVLKDCGVALSIDTYKPQTMQAALAMGVDCVNDIWALRQAGAVDAIKSSQCGIVLMHMQRDPQTMQFDPNYQHVVQEVQAFLLERAAVIEEAGVDSQRIAIDPGFGFGKSLEHNYQLLAHMNAFTEHGYPVLAGLSRKSMLGKVTNLEVGERLIPSITAAIMAVERGAMIVRTHDVPETVNALQVWQAMREQSTSVL, encoded by the coding sequence ATGTCGTATTCATCATCGCCCGTGGCATGGCGCTGCGGGCGTTTTCTTTTTGAGCTCCCCTCCGATCAGCACAAACGCCCATTGGTGATGGGCATCCTCAATGCCACACCAGATTCATTCTCGGATGGTGGGCGGTTTTATCAGCGCGACGCAGGCCTTGCTCAAGCAGAAAAAATGCTCGCTGCTGGCGTTGACATTATTGATATTGGTGGAGAGTCCACCCGACCTGGGGCCGAACCCGTTGGCTTACAAGAGGAGCTCGATCGCGTCTTACCGGTGATTGAAGTCCTTAAAGATTGCGGCGTTGCTCTCTCGATTGATACCTATAAGCCCCAAACCATGCAAGCTGCACTCGCCATGGGTGTTGATTGTGTCAATGATATTTGGGCCTTGCGACAAGCGGGAGCAGTCGATGCCATCAAATCAAGCCAATGTGGCATTGTGTTGATGCACATGCAGCGTGATCCTCAAACCATGCAATTTGATCCCAACTACCAACACGTGGTTCAAGAGGTGCAAGCATTCCTATTGGAGCGTGCTGCAGTGATCGAAGAAGCAGGGGTTGACTCGCAACGGATTGCCATTGATCCTGGATTTGGGTTTGGTAAGAGCTTGGAGCATAACTATCAGTTATTGGCTCACATGAACGCATTCACTGAGCATGGTTACCCGGTCTTAGCGGGCCTATCGCGTAAGTCCATGCTCGGTAAGGTCACCAATCTTGAGGTGGGTGAGCGTCTGATCCCGAGTATTACAGCAGCTATCATGGCAGTCGAGCGTGGCGCCATGATTGTGCGTACGCACGATGTACCTGAGACCGTGAACGCACTGCAGGTTTGGCAGGCTATGCGAGAGCAAAGTACCTCAGTTTTATAA